A window from Plasmodium chabaudi chabaudi strain AS genome assembly, chromosome: 11 encodes these proteins:
- a CDS encoding histone H3 variant, putative produces MARTKQTARKSTGGKAPRKQLASKAARKSAPVSTGIKKPHRYRPGTVALREIRKFQKSTDLLIRKLPFQRLVREIAQEYKTDLRFQSQAVLALQEAAEAYLVGLFEDTNLCAIHAKRVTIMPKDIQLARRIRGERS; encoded by the coding sequence atggcaAGGACTAAACAAACAGCAAGAAAATCCACAGGAGGAAAAGCCCCAAGAAAACAATTGGCATCCAAAGCAGCAAGAAAATCTGCCCCAGTATCCACTGGTATTAAAAAACCCCATAGATATCGACCAGGTACTGTTGCTTTAAGAGAAATTAGAAAATTCCAAAAATCTACTGACTTGTTAATAAGAAAATTACCATTCCAAAGATTAGTAAGAGAAATTGCCCAAGAGTACAAAACTGACTTAAGATTTCAATCTCAAGCCGTTTTAGCTTTACAAGAAGCCGCTGAAGCATACTTAGTAGGACTTTTCGAAGATACAAACTTATGCGCAATTCACGCAAAAAGAGTTACAATTATGCCAAAAGATATCCAATTAGCCAGACGTATCCGTGGAGAAAGATCATAA